One region of Wyeomyia smithii strain HCP4-BCI-WySm-NY-G18 chromosome 3, ASM2978416v1, whole genome shotgun sequence genomic DNA includes:
- the LOC129731020 gene encoding uncharacterized protein LOC129731020, with translation MNKIMNPLLSTLVVLCAIHGQTFSKGVKQKRLLYDLADPFVSVTEPTSFYHPTTFHPPATVYSSDAPILNQVIKPIPAAVRPFHPKPSLLNIYKNNYFDYSNYGAPFHFIGGNQLGFSDEETYIADGRILKQYSVLEHHPEDAERHRLLQPSPSYFHTDLPPPSPLFDHLNLPFSSTVGFNPRLGLPVNNRFPLLTKNHGPVALGSGSLGYIHGPNGVVFGSGSLGYISHQQHRDSLSEIVARKGRKLRPGPLHFGHNHD, from the coding sequence AATCCACTGCTTTCGACGCTTGTCGTGCTGTGCGCCATTCACGGGCAAACCTTCTCCAAAGGTGTCAAGCAAAAGCGCTTGCTGTACGACCTTGCCGATCCCTTTGTGTCGGTAACGGAGCCCACCTCATTCTACCACCCCACAACCTTCCACCCGCCAGCCACCGTCTACTCATCGGACGCTCCAATCCTCAATCAAGTGATCAAGCCAATCCCAGCGGCTGTGCGACCCTTCCATCCGAAACCATCGCTGCTGAATATCTACAAGAACAACTACTTCGACTACTCGAACTACGGCGCTCCGTTTCATTTCATCGGTGGCAACCAGCTGGGATTTAGCGATGAGGAAACCTACATTGCCGATGGCCGCATTCTGAAACAATACTCGGTTCTAGAGCATCACCCTGAGGATGCCGAACGCCACCGTCTACTGCAACCGTCCCCGTCTTATTTCCACACTGATCTACCACCTCCGTCGCCACTATTCGATCACCTAAACCTGCCGTTCTCATCTACCGTCGGCTTTAATCCACGACTTGGTCTGCCAGTGAACAATCGGTTCCCGCTGCTGACGAAAAACCACGGCCCAGTTGCGCTGGGATCCGGTTCGCTCGGATACATTCACGGTCCCAACGGAGTGGTGTTCGGATCGGGTTCCCTCGGGTACATCAGCCACCAGCAGCATCGCGATTCACTGTCCGAAATCGTAGCCCGCAAGGGCCGAAAGCTCCGACCAGGACCGCTTCATTTTGGCCATAATCACGACTAA
- the LOC129726612 gene encoding uncharacterized protein LOC129726612, translating to MFEELFRGITATVNQQSIAATVSASRQPCTASVSVPQPSPLALEGDMEANFEFFEKSWRDYEKAIGIDRWSATDDPQKVSFLLAVFGEPARKKYFNFELTTNEQANLEAALLAIKQKVVAKRNIIIDRLDFFSAAQLSRETIDDFVSRLKTLAKIAKLGALETELITFKLVTADKWLHLRTKMLTIYDIDSSKAVDMCRAEEIAANRSLELGMPNADAEVKKIQKAKTKLPRCKFCGDQHEFAKGVCPAFGKRCHRCNGKNHFEKVCKINKKSRKQKPRRVKKINEKTSESEEDSSVNRRMNRRMDSDHEYEIGKFFDSTSKGGGVSAQLDLKFAGAWQSVVCELDTGANTSLIGHAYLSKLIRNENPPQLPSEFRLQSFGGNPIKVLGQVKIPCRRMGKEYSLVLQVVDVDHRPLLSAKVSRVLGLVKFCKAVSLSEPKSSTSYSNLLNVYRIEAQQIVEAHKGLFVGYGKLAGKVSLECDKSISPLIQQPRRVPIALRVEEGEFKSVKELVSDIGTLRYYNMNLPITIECDASCFGLGAAVYQQDGVIGYASRTLTATEKSYAQIEKELLAILFACIRFDQLVVGNPKVTIKTDHRPLINIFQKPLLSAPRRLQHMLLNLQRYTLTLEYVTGKDNVVADALSRAPLHDDITVDAYKKSNIYKVFEDLGNVKLSNCLSISDTRLSEIMQATAKDSTMQLIIEYILNGWPTTADQVPDSVKIYFRNSQELSTQDGLIFRNDRILVPQPLRRKLIDICHASHNGIEATLKLARANVFWPGMSAQIKEAIQSCATCAKFAASQSNPPMMTHGIPVYPFQFVSMDVFFSDYQGTKRAFLVTVDHYSDYFEVNILKDLKLESVIAACKENFARHGKPQIILTDNGTNFVCRKMEEFAIEWDFQHTT from the exons ATGTTTGAAGAGCTTTTCCGTGGAATAACAGCGACAGTGAATCAACAATCAATAGCCGCTACCGTATCGGCTAGTCGCCAGCcatgcactgcaagcgtttcgGTACCTCAGCCATCGCCGCTTGCATTAGAAGGAGATATGGAAGCCAATTtcgaattttttgaaaagagtTGGAGAGACTACGAAAAAGCCATTGGAATAGACCGGTGGTCAGCTACAGATGATCCTCAAAAGGTTAGTTTTCTCCTGGCGGTGTTCGGAGAGccagcaagaaaaaaatattttaattttgagcTCACCACGAACGAACAAGCCAACCTTGAAGCAGCCTTGCTTGCTATCAAACAAAAGGTTGTAGCTAAGCGAAACATAATCATAGATCGACTAGATTTCTTCTCGGCTGCACAGCTTTCAAGAGAGActattgatgattttgtttcacgtCTCAAGACTTTAGCTAAAATAGCTAAATTGGGTGCATTAGAAACCGAACTAATAACGTTCAAACTAGTCACTGCAGATAAATGGCTCCATCTTCGCACTAAGATGCTCACAATATATGATATTGACTCCTCGAAAGCAGTTGACATGTGTAGAGCAGAAGAGATAGCAGCCAATCGATCTTTAGAGCTAGGAATGCCGAATGCTGATGCGGAGGTTAAAAAGATACAGAAGGCCAAAACAAAGTTACCTCGCTGTAAGTTTTGTGGTGATCAACATGAGTTTGCAAAAGGTGTCTGCCCAGCGTTTGGAAAACGTTGTCATCGGTGCAATGGTAAAAACCATTTCGAAAAGgtatgtaaaataaataaaaagtctcGCAAACAGAAGCCACGACGAGTTAAAAAAATCAACGAGAAAACAAGCGAGTCAGAGGAAGATTCTTCCGTGAATCGGAGGATGAATCGGAGGATGGATTCAGATCACGAATACGAAATCGGAAAATTTTTCGATAGTACATCCAAAGGAGGAGGTGTATCAGCTCAGTTAGACCTCAAATTTGCTGGTGCTTGGCAATCAGTAGTATGCGAACTCGACACAGGAGCGAACACGAGCCTGATTGGTCATGCTTACTTGTCGAAACTTATTAGGAACGAAAATCCGCCACAATTGCCTTCCGAGTTCCGTCTACAAAGCTTCGGTGGAAATCCCATCAAAGTTTTGGGACAAGTTAAGATTCCATGTCGTCGGATGGGAAAAGAATATAGTTTGGTGCTACAAGTAGTCGACGTAGATCATCGTCCCTTACTATCTGCAAAAGTGTCACGTGTGCTAGGCTTAGTTAAATTCTGCAAAGCAGTTTCTCTGAGCGAACCTAAATCGTCAACATCATATAGCAATTTACTCAACGTTTATCGCATCGAAGCTCAACAAATTGTCGAAGCACACAAAGGACTCTTTGTCGGATATGGAAAACTAGCTGGAAAGGTATCACTAGAATGCGATAAAAGCATTTCTCCACTAATTCAACAGCCACGTCGAGTACCTATCGCTTTGCGAG TTGAGGAAGGAGAATTTAAAAGCGTGAAAGAGTTGGTATCGGATATTGGAACACTACGCTACTACAACATGAACCTGCCGATAACCATCGAATGTGACGCGAGTTGCTTCGGTTTAGGAGCTGCCGTATATCAACAGGATGGAGTTATTGGATACGCTTCCCGAACGTTAACTGCCACAGAGAAATCGTATGCTCAAATAGAGAAAGAACTACTGGCCATTTTGTTTGCTTGCATCCGTTTCGATCAATTGGTTGTGGGAAATCCTAAAGTCACTATTAAGACGGATCATCGGCCactcataaacatttttcagaagCCACTGTTATCAGCCCCGCGTCGACTTCAGCACATGCTGTTGAATCTCCAGCGGTATACATTAACGTTGGAATATGTGACTGGCAAAGATAATGTGGTTGCCGATGCTCTATCGAGGGCCCCGCTTCACGACGATATTACTGTAGACGCATATAAGAAGAGCAACATATACAAGGTCTTCGAGGATTTGGGAAATGTCAAGCTGAGTAATTGCCTAAGTATTTCGGATACTCGCTTAAGCGAAATAATGCAAGCAACAGCAAAAGACTCGACGATGCAGCTCATCATCGAATACATCCTGAATGGTTGGCCAACAACGGCTGACCAAGTGCCCGATAGTGTGAAGATTTATTTTCGTAACTCGCAAGAGCTGTCCACCCAAGACGGACTTATTTTCCGGAACGATAGAATCCTGGTACCGCAACCTTTGCGCAGGAAGCTCATTGATATTTGTCACGCAAGTCATAACGGAATTGAAGCTACGTTGAAGCTGGCTCGAGCGAATGTCTTTTGGCCAGGAATGAGTGCTCAGATAAAAGAAGCTATCCAGTCGTGTGCAACATGTGCTAAATTTGCTGCATCTCAGTCCAATCCGCCTATGATGACTCACGGCATTCCAGTGTACCCTTTTCAATTTGTTTCCATGGATGTGTTTTTCTCTGATTACCAAGGAACTAAGAGAGCATTTCTTGTGACAGTTGACCATTACTCGGATTACTTTGAAGTTAATATCTTGAAAGATTTGAAACTTGAATCAGTTATAGCCGCCTGCAAGGAGAACTTCGCCCGTCACGGTAAGCCACAAATTATACTAACAGATAACGGTACGAACTTCGTTTGCCGAAAGATGGAAGAATTCGCCATCGAATGGGATTTTCAGCACACTACATAA
- the LOC129731019 gene encoding trypsin-1-like — protein sequence MFQLLLVVCAAFAAALGEGDNFYPGVFSRPHYGSVVSSDDSGYRIVGGSQIDIAQAPHQVSLQSRGGHICGGSIIASSWVLTAAHCTDGASVSNLKVRVGSSQHASGGTLIAVSRIVQHTKYNSRTIDYDFSLLQLKKAIKLGNTSKVIKLPEQNESTADGTSCEVTGWGNTQNVNESRQNLRSARVPVVNQQDCNRSYSLYGGVTDRMICAGLQEGGKDACQGDSGGPLVANGKLVGVVSWGLGCAQPNYPGVYSRVAAVRDWIRSNSGV from the exons atgtttcaattactGCTTGTAGTGTGCGCAGCGTTCGCTGCTGCCCTAGGAGAAG GCGACAACTTCTATCCGGGAGTATTTTCTCGTCCTCACTATGGATCAGTTGTAAGCTCGGATGACAGCGGATATCGAATTGTCGGTGGTTCCCAGATTGACATCGCCCAAGCGCCACACCAGGTATCGCTGCAGTCTCGAGGTGGACACATATGCGGCGGTTCCATCATCGCTAGTAGCTGGGTTTTAACCGCAGCTCACTGCACCGATGGAGCTTCAGTGTCCAACCTTAAGGTGCGAGTCGGTTCCTCGCAGCACGCCTCCGGTGGAACGTTGATAGCTGTCAGCCGAATCGTACAACATACGAAGTACAACTCCCGCACTATCGATTATGATTTCAGTTTGCTTCAGTTGAAGAAAGCGATTAAGTTAGGTAATACTTCTAAAGTAATTAAGCTGCCCGAGCAAAATGAATCGACTGCGGATGGCACTTCATGTGAAGTCACCGGATGGGGGAACACTCAA AATGTGAACGAATCCCGGCAGAATCTTCGATCGGCCCGTGTACCGGTGGTCAACCAGCAGGACTGTAACAGATCTTACAGTTTGTACGGTGGTGTAACGGATCGTATGATTTGCGCTGGTCTCCAAGAGGGTGGTAAGGACGCTTGTCAAGGAGACTCCGGCGGTCCGCTCGTTGCTAATGGAAAACTCGTGGGAGTTGTTTCGTGGGGTCTTGGTTGCGCTCAGCCAAACTACCCCGGGGTATACTCTCGGGTGGCCGCTGTACGTGATTGGATACGCAGTAATAGTGGAGTTTGA